The genomic stretch TATTATATGGATGTTCTTTCATGGTTTTGTagtccatttaaaaaaacacaaatgggtTATTATTGACAGATTAAATgcatgaaaacagcaaagaaaacagagctgtgctttttaaaaaaatcattttctttaacCTAACCAATGATGTTCTTGAGCTATTTAGAGTGAATgcctcttttgttttctgtggaaTCAATTTATCAATGACTATGTGAAGACAAAAGACTTTAAAATATCATTACTGTctatattttctaaaataaagtACTGTCAGCTAAAGATAAAAATTTCCAAAAGTGACATACTTCAAAGTATAACTGTTGTTGCACTGTGACAGCATCGTAGTGTTTAAGTATTCAGTTCTGTCTGCAATTtgcactgaaaaaagaaaaaaagcagaataaagagTGCATTTTTAGGTTTATTCTTGATCTATGTTAAGGTCTATAATGCCATTCGTTCAAAGTAACATCACATCTAAAAGTACCAGCTTAGAAATAGcaaatctgttcaaaataacAAGCTTATTTTCGGTAGGAGTGACTAAACATGAATAATATGTTTTAAGCTTTAAGTGGTTGATAGGCTGTGTCCATATTGTGTATCTCCCACAGTTCCACCAAGCTCTACTTCACACAAGAGAATATTTGCCATGAACTGTCAGCGTTAAATGTACAGTCGGCCTCGTCAGAGTGATGAGGATCACAATCCAAGGTTTTTGCATAGAAACACATTGACAGAATCGGTGCTGCATGAGCAGAGCTTGACACATCTTGGAGAAACCGTATGCCACTGTAAAGTGTGTAAAgtgcagaaacagagagagtAAGGCAGAAAGTCAGGTCTAAAACAGAACACATCTATTGCTCTAGGGACATAAGGATGGCGAGAGTTTAAAGTGGTGTGGAGATAagcaggaaaaggaaaagaggtagagagagacTGATCAAGGAGAGGGTTTGGAAAAACAACGGGATATTTTGAACAGAAACGCACGTCAGTTAAAGGCAAGGAAGTGAGAGTAAGAGGAAATCATCAGTTCCAGGAAATTTTTCTAATCATCTGAAGGGGAGAGACACGATGAAATGACCTCAttctaaaatctaaatctttgCAATGCTCACACAGAGCTCCATTCACTTCTGCTGCATTTCCACTGCTAATATAACGGCATTTAAAACACTTGAACCAAAGGCCTCCCTGAGTCTCCAAAGATCAAAGCTGATCATTAGTTTAGTAATAACTGGAAATGTTCGACTTTCTGCCAAACGCACAGTAACATTCCTCACTTGAAGCCTGATTGTCAATCTGTCCGTCTTTCATCCAGCATTATTTGGTCCATAGTTCTGTTTATGTAGTGTCACATCTTATGCATCTTCTGTGGACGGCCCTGACGAACATCCTTCTGCTACCGAGTCACTGCAGGGTGATTCGTTGTCCTTTGCCTCAGCTTTTCTTTCTGCATCTTTGTCcaagctgctgttgctgttcgACTCCCCCCTACTCTCTGCAGCCTTTTCCTTCGCCTCCAGGAGTTCTTTCTCACCGCTACCTGTAGCCTTATGCTCTTTATCCTGCTCCTCTGCGTCCGAGCCTCCAGACTCTCCTGCTTCTTCCGACAATGAGTACATCTGTCTGGAAAGCTCTCCTGCTCCTGATGCGGCTTCTTTGCTGCGCTTCTGGAACAAACCAAAGTCAGTAATGTCTTTGGGGTAGTTTCTCCTCTGACTTGACTGTTCGCCAGAGCTCTCATCAGAGGCCAGGAGTCCATTAGGTAGGCCATTTGAGGCTTCAGGAGGCCTGGGGGAAGCTGCAGATGTGACCTGCTTGAGGATGGATGTGGCGATCTTGAATCGGTTGAGTTTGCTCTTTACCTGACTGCTTGGAGGGCAGGGAGAAACCTTGAGGGTGGAGTTGGCGAAATCAAGGCTGGATTCCACTGAGCTGCCACTGGCCTTTGCTCCCTGTAGAGCAGGCTTCCCGGTTTTCATCATGCCCATCACCTCGTAACGGAAACTGGAGATATCTTGTTTCAGCTCCTGCCAGAGCAAAGTGAAAGTCATCTCCAGTGGGAAgttaattaatgctttttagttaaCTGTTGTTTACAGTTGTCAGCATGCGGAACACTCTGGACTGATTCGGTTTCAGCTCAGTCAATGTTGGGTGGATAAAGtttaattcagaaaataatTATACGGcactttctttttctcatgAAACATGCAGGAACATTTTACAATAATATAGATAATGTTTTTGAGGCTTACAATTCTTTGGAAGAATCGAATCTGAGCTTTCAAACATTCAACAATATGGCTTAATGAGCCAAAAGTCTAGCCTGCCAAATTGATGAACGATTTCTCTTTGTATGACAACTGATTGAAATACAGCAATAACAGATACAGATATTCACTTTTGCAAGAAGAcactattaaaaaaaaggttttagaTGATTTTTACCACTTTCAACAACCTGTAAATACAATACCGAAATGAGATAACAGGCAACTAGCTGCTATTTACACTTTCAGCAATattctgagtcatttctgaccatctgGTGAATAATAGTGTAGTATTCACTCTCATTTTAGCCCAGTTTTTGGTCTTTACTAACACGTTAGGGAAATATCTGTCTCTTTAGTTGCTTCTGTTATGTGCACTTGCTAGTTTCTAACTCAAGCTGTCCATTATTTTGTGCTAAGCAAGTTATGTACAGTGAGGTTAAGAGCATATTTTACTGAAACAGCTAATGCAATGGATCAAGATGAAAGCAGTAAGAGTGAACCAAAGCAGCAATAAGctcaaaaatgctttaaatcaCCATTCTGATTGTAGAGTTGCATCTTTATTCTCATCGTTACTCGAAATCTTTATTGTGGCCACTCAAAGTTACTTATTCTTGGCTCTGTTGAACCTGAGCTTACCTTGAAGTTCTCTTCAGTCAGGCCTTCCTCTGTCTTGGCATCTCTGATCATAGCAGCCACATACCGTTTCACTAAGTTCCTCAATACCTCCTGCAgcaacgagaaaaaaaaaattgcttgtaACACTGAAAAAAGGGGAACTTACAGCCAGTCAGTCAGAAAGAAGGCAAATTTGTAtgcacaacagaaaacacattttgagctACATTTCCTATACAAATGCGTGCAGATGTGGACAACGAGGAGATCCTCTGCAGAGAATAAGATGAACATCCCACTGAGTGTAACTGTTAGACCCATTTTGTGAGGCATCACAAAAAAACTTTCTGTTGGCAGACTGAAATTGGGAAGGCAGCTAAAAAGCCCAATAAGCATCtcataaacacagacacattagCAGAGGACACATGTACAGTGTGCTGTAAAAGTCATTACATTTACCTGATACTGATGGTTTATCCTCAGGTTCTCTGCTGCTCGCCTCTGCACAGACATCGGATGCCAGAGGTTGATCGAAGAGAGAGTGGGagatgagtaaaaaaaaaaaaaaaaaaagcatatttagttttttcttcacAGCATCACACATTGCTGTAAACTGTGCTTTCTGTGAGTCTCACTACGTGTTGGGAATGAGTACTGCATCATAAAACAGTAAAGGTGTTTGCTCTAAAATTAGATTATCATTAGAAAAAAAGTGATTCTACTTTAGGGATGCCACAAGTGACTATTTTCTTGAGAAAATTCAGCTTAGTGTCACATATGACAAAGAAGAGCAGCAAGTCTTGACATTTGAGAAGCAGAGGGAGCGTTAGAAGACGATTATTCACAAATATAAGCATAAATAATGTTGGGTATGAAGCATCTAAGTGTTAGGTTGACAGAATAATTGTACAAAGGTCATCCCAACCCACTATTTCTCTGATTTTCATAAGAATAAAAGCATACTCTCTTTTTTCTGGcagtaaaaattgtgtttaaatgcTACTTACTCCAAGAGTTCCAATAGTTTCAGGGCGCTTGGAGCGTGTTCTCTTGCAAATTTGTCTCTTGATCCAACGCACGAGGTACCAGAATGATTTAGGGCTGGGGATGATGTTAAAGGGGGCTGGCAGAGTGGCCCCTTCTTCAAAGTAACTCATCCACAGCTTCGTCCGGGCAAACTTCCACTCAATGTCTGCATGATCCTGAAATCAGAATAGGGTTCATTTGAAAAGCatgtacatgtttttattatctAGACCACgtatatgtatttttgtttagaGTGTGTTTGATCCGTGCTCACAGCAATGTGCTGGTAGGAGTTGTTCATCATGGCTATGAGCATGTTGAGGAGCACCACCAGTGAAATGATGTTGTAGGTGCCGAACATGGTGGCACCAACGAATTCGGTGAACTGGTGGTCGGCGTCCACGTTGGTCACATAGAGGCTGATCAGGCCAAAGATAGACCAGAAGAGAGACTGTAGGGTCTCAAATAGCCTGCAAGGCAAAGATATATATTGTTAGAGAAGCCAACAATGTAAatgttagatatttttaaagtgCTGAATCAAATTCTTACCCTCACATTCATAAGATTTTGCTAAAACATCAGCTTCTCTTAGCAACGGACGACTTTTGGAGAGTAGtcacacatttttcacaacttttttttgcactcagTTTCACAGAATCACACATTTACACTACATGGTCAAGCAAGATAAgattcatgaaaactcacgtgGAGAAAGCGTTGTTCTGCTCCACACACCGGATGCCCTtgcattttcctttttcatctGAAGCCTTCGTCTCATAGTAAAAGTACAGCTGGTTCAGCCCATTTGCAAAGGCTAGTAGAACCTGGAGAAACACAGTATGTGCAAATTATATGCAATAATTTACTTTAATTCTGTCATATTTTCTGCTCTAATTCTGCATGTCTACGTCTGTGTGCAAACATTTGTGTGTTTACCAGACAATAGATAAAGAGGAACTTCAGGATGTCCAGCAGCATTCTCCCCAGAGAGATCTGCAGCGGCCCCAGATGAGAGTTGGCTGTGAACAGCGAGATGAGGCGCAGGGAGCTGAAAATGTTTGCGATGGCAAACACTGCTTCAGCTACTAGCGTTGGATGCCACATTTCCCATTGGTTTCTGGGCTTACTGCCACTGTACTGAATGGAGAAGAGGATCGATGACAGACAAAGTGAGCACACACGAGGGTCAACCTGTAGCTGTCTAATCTATTCATAGACAAATGTTTACCTTAGTGTAGGCTACAATCTTCAGGGAGATAGTGGCAAGGTATAGAGAGTTCATGACAAAGTCCATCAGGTTCCACCAGTCATGAACATAGTCTTGGAAACCACCATCCCACATTTGCTTGATCTCTGCCCAGATGAATCCTAGAAACACATGtataaatatggaaaatatgTGGAGTTGCATAGTGGAAGAAGTTATTTCAAGCAAAAGtcacatttattttcaacattaCTTGGAACTCTCTGAGCTTGGATAGCCATATAATTCCCCTCCACCAGTGTGCAGTACAAAAGATCAGAAGCTGCATCGGAAAATGTAAGAATCTACAGCTCTGGGAGGTGATTTGAGCTGCACCACCATACAAACATGCTTCCAatgacaatgctaacatgctatgTTGTCTATGTTCAGCATCTTAGCTTTGCATGTTTGCATACTATTATTACCAGATTAGTGCAAGCACAACACAGCGTACAGCTGAAGCTGATGTGATTGCCATTTAGTTTCATAGATATTTgataacaaacacattttttaaaactcagaaaaacaaagctatgATAATTCACTCCGAGGAGAAAATTTCATGCCAATCTAATCAAAAGTTGTCAATATCTCACTCAAAACCACCAGTGAATGCCTTTACAAAACTCTACTGTCAGCTGATGTTGAGACATTTCAGTTTGGGTCAAAGAGATGGaagcactgactgactgactgtcagatgaaaaaaacaaatcaaaggtACAAGCatgtgtgaaataaaaaaggaaGCAAACCGTAAATCCCAAGCATGATTTTCAGAGGAAATGTCCAATCATCAAACTCAAAATTCTATTACTAGAGCCACCGTGAGCGAAATGAGAAGATTACAGTTTAATAATACTTTTCATTCTTCACTTTCAACCAGTTAAAAGTTGGATAGGTTTTGAAAGAATTTGACAATTTTAACATGGCCTTTAGCTCCCAGTTGCAATGACAAAGTTTTCCTGTGCTTCTGATTTGCATTTTCCatcaggacatcagctgctgttCATGATCGTTACAACTACTGGAGCCATTTAAGGACATCAAAGTGATGGAAAAAGCACATGACTACaaacattctttaaaaacaagaaaggaGACTATCTCCTTTTTACCAACATGAAGCGGCCATGGCGTTTTAATTCATCAGGACAACCACTTCCAACCATCCGCAACTAAAAATGCTTTCAGTTGTCACCAGTTTTACTCACCCAGCACCCAGGGCAGGATCATCCACTCCACGGTGGTCGGTGCAGGGCCCTGCCTGTCCTGCCTGTCCTGTTCTGTGGTGACAATGTGCTGGGAGgcgagcagcagcaggaagagaaAGGTCAGGTAGGACGCTGTGTGGCAGATGAATTTGATAAAGGGCTTTCGGATGAAGAGGCCGTAGCGACTCTTAGGAGCGATGAGGTAGCAGAAAGCAAACACCGGGTAGAGCAGGCCGATGAAGACGCAGGTGATGAACTTTCCAGCCCAGTGGCGTCGCCTCCAGCCAGGAAACTCATCATACCACCGGGACGCCAAAAGCTGCTGACAGTTTGGTTGAGCTAcgaacttaaaaaaaagaaaaggagaaaggtGAGTTATACTTTCCATCTCTTTGATCTATAGAGATAAATACAGTTCAAAAGGACTTTTCATACATTAATAACTTCTGCATGTGATCTTACTGGGAGACAGAATCCTCAACCTACGGCTGTTCAGTGTTTTACACAGACCATAATGCCCTAGTGACAATATACCAGAATTAGCTCTTGCTGTAAACTCCAGTTCAGGGCATTCAAACGAGGGAGTAGGATGTGTTGGTGGTGCCAGAAACTGAAAGGTTATCATCTACACACACAGATATTTTAGAATGAAACAGATATTGGGTGTCTtgatacagaaaaaaaggtgGTGCAAAGAATTCTATCTGTTGTCACAAAACTGAAGAATCCTTTTCTTAGATGACTGCATTGTATTTCTTGTTGACTCTCTTGAGATGAAAACATAGTGTTCCTTCCTGAGAGGCCCGAATATGATTGGAATTTCATCTAAAGCAGACAACACTCTATGCTTCTTACCCACAACAGGACTaattgaaaatgttcaaatcaaCATGTGGAAacattttgtctccttttctgCAGTCTGGcttgtttgatgttttgtgttgctACGGGATAAAAACATCATGTGGCTATAAAGTAGAAgaatgaattaaacattttagtAAATGCTGTTCTCCTCAGGTGACTGAGTATAGGTTTAAAAGATCAGtgattaaaaaatattgatGCAGCAATACTGCAGCAGTGCCGCACGACTACCTCATCCAAATGGACTGAAGCCACGTCAGCAGCATCTGGGGATAATCTAGAGGTATGTCATATATATGCCTggtaaggaaaaaaaactcttgaatATGTGAGTCATCATGAGCATGCACGTATATGCAAACACActtgtgcagacacacacagagctgtgaACTACCATGTTGAGCATCTATATCAGAGTCAACGTGTTGACCGGTACCGGTGGGTGCCAATTCACCAACTCTGCAGCCTGGTTTCCATGGGAACCACAGATCCCTATCTGTGTCAGGGTCTGAACTAGAATGGCTCACATTTCCATATTTCAACTACAGTATCGCTACAAAACTTGAGAGGAAATTCAGAGGGGGCATACAGCAGGGATGGATTTCATGGATGAGGGAAGAAAAGGTACACTCTCCCCTTTTAAATgtgaagcagagagagatggagagagtgtTCAGATAGTAAGGATCTTCAATAGATACATATTAGAGAGATAAAGGGTAAAGAATAGAGGGAGACCCCCTCCTGCTGGTTTTCTCTTTTCATATGGCTCCTTTGAACATGAACCTTATTATATGCAAAATGGATAACCTAATTAAGTTGTACCAAACGTCTGAAGCAAACCCATGGGTGCAGGCTAAGTCTTGTAATGAGGTGCTTTATcccataaaataataaaatgtaaaaaatgagccaaacAAGCGATTGTTCTATATTCTGCAGCAGCTATAAATAGCACAGTTGCATCTATTTAAAGAAAGCTTTgatcattttcatcaaacctGCTATGTCACAGACATTTAGAATTTTGGCAGTAGAAGTGAGTAGTCCACTTATAAACCATTGAGATCATTGACTGCTTAAATCTTTCACTGCACATCAGAACATTTTTCCCACTTAATGACAGTAAACAGGAGGTTTATTGGCTGCTGTGTGTCTCGCCTTAATCAGCATGATATTAAACACTGACAGTGATGGTAATGAGGTTAGATATTAAGCTAATTAACATGATAATTAGGAAAACTATGCATGCTAATATTTCACTTAACACATGAGATGTAATAATACTGTCATAACTGTCCAAATCTAAACAGATTATCTATGTTAAAGGAAAATAAGGTGTGTatatttagctaattatttaATAAAGTGACAGAGGCATAGACTTTAATCCCCAGCCAGAATGTCCTTGACTACCTTTGAATCCCTACTTTCCCTTTTCATTTCTTCTCTAAAACATCTCTTCTTGTTCCTTTTTCCCAGGGAAGAAAGTCTACCCATGCCAAACATCTGTGTTTTGGCCTCTCCTTTTGCCTGTCACAATGACTGATAAAAACCCAGCAATGGTAAAATGGCATTTTTGCCTTGGGTGGCTTTTTCACACAGCTTCCTCCTTGCTGGTCTCAAGTCCGGTCGGTGAAGTGCCTCTCTACACTGTCGACTGTCCGTGAGTGCCAGGAAAGTGCTCGTCTTTGTGTGAGTGCTGACGATGCTTTCTAGACATGTTCCCCTGCAGCTTTGCCGACATAAAAGCTCTGCTGAAAACTTTTCTCCACCACTTTCACAGACACACGCCGACAACTTTCGGATGGTGCCATTGTGGCTCCTGTTTGCTTTGCGAAGAGATGAAATACGAGTGGATGTGAAGTccacattttttctttgcttgtacCAAGTTTTTGATGTGCAAATGTATCATTTGGAATTGATTTGTGGCAGTGTACTCAAATTGCATAGAATATTTTAGGTCATCGAAAGTTTTCATTGAAAGTCTTCATCTATCTGCCTGTCTTATGTTACAAGTTCACCAGAATCTGCAAACAGGAATGCAAACTAATGATGGAGCTCAAGTtgtcacacacagcacacataatttttttaaagtacataGTAGAGGCCTATCGAGTGTACTCGATAGGCCTgccaaaatatattaatatcCAAAATAGAGGCAATGAGTCGCTGTTGCTCCTTTACAGGTAATTAGGAGGGAAGTTCGTAAGCTTATTTTGTACAGTAGCATGAGGGCAATGTTGTGATAGCATGCATTTTAACCTAAACTCTGATCTGATTGTCTGATTTTCCTAATATCAACCAAGTAATTTTAGTGCCTCGGCTAAagcaaacagtaaaaatgagacttgcatcacaaaataaaactacatgaAAATATAACGGTCTGGCACTAGACACCAAACTCAGTCTCCTGGGTGTCGCCTTCAACCTCCTTGTGAGGCTGTTTttaagctggaaaaaaaaaatcaatattgacaCTGGCGGCACTGATGCCAAAGGACACCTTGTGTGTATCTCTCAGACGCCAGCAGTTTAACAAAATGGCAGCATTTGACACCCTGGGAATGAGATCGGGTTGGATGATCACACTGTCTGACTGTCTAAGGCTTATATAAAAAAGGGTGTTGATGGACTTTTACATGAAACCAACAAGAAACCTGGTGCTCAAAATGGCCCATTTGAAAACTGCGGCTGTGAATATGAGACAGTTTTTCTATCAGTCTTGGATTATGGTGACATGCATGCCTCAGCTGCAACTCTTTGCTGTTTATCACTGTGCACCAAGATTCATCACCCATGATAATTATGATACTCTTCCTTGTGACTGCATAGCTGGGTCTCCCTCTCTGCAGGAGAgacactgttttttatttatttataaggtCCTTATGGGTTTTTTACCCCCTGACTTTACTTCTTTGCTGTCTGTTAATGATTGTATTAAGATGTAGGCTCTGACTGTTTTACTCAGTGTGCACCTGCAACCTGGAATTACTTGCAAAAGAATCTAATACTTGACTCATTTATCTTTCGGGCAAtttgtgtcttcatttttatttgattttgccTATGGCTGTTCTTGTTTCAGCTGATTCCTTTGCTTTAAATTTCAATTGATTTCACTATTCTTAGTGGTTTTGTTATGTTACTAATATGGCTTTCTAATTTTTGGGATTGTCATTGTTGTCCAAGTTTCGTACTAATGTGCTTacatcttttgtttgtttgtctatattGTAAATGAGGCTTCCAGTCCTCACTGAGTTTAAATTAAGGTTGAATGAAATTTATAGTATAAATTGAGAACTACAGTAATGGTTTGATAACAAAAAGTCATCCTTTAAACAAAATTGAAAGATATAAACACTCAATCTGCATTGCATAATCAATTATTGCTTCctcctgtttaaaaaaaaaaaacacagtatgaAGGCTTGTTGAGCATTGAAGCCTGACAGATATTTTCTGCAGCAAATTGCTGAAATAAGACCCACAAGTGCTCATGGTTCTTCACTACATAACATCCCctcctgttttgtttccatttaataaagacaaaacattttgcaaTATTGAATTGCAGTTTTTATGAGGTATCACAAGGGGGCAACGTCAAACTAGAGCATGTAAAATCGATGGGTTTCCCTTGGTgcctctgaaaatgtcaaattttaaaGAGACAGTCCGTGATTCTTCAATGCACTCACCTACATTTCTGCAAGTACATCATCAAAAATAAGAGTAATCTGGAGTTGAACCCCTCGAGGAGGCAGAGAGGATAATCTGTGCTTTAATGTGTATGTGTTACTGATCATATGTATCAGATTTGGCCTCCTGCTGCATCAAAGCGCAGACTGCTCTATAAGCTAAGCTCTTTAGAATGGAAGCCTGGGGAGATTTCTCTTCAGGCCATTATAAATTGACTTTATAAGCCCAGGgtgcacagcagcagaaaagccgaaaaacacaccaacacagatACAAGGATAAATACAAAAACGTAAACAAGCGTGTTCACACACAAGAGGGTCAAGAGGAGAGCTGTCCTTTAATTTTGTTCAGTTGAGGGTCACAAACAGGCTTGTCATGACTCACCACAACATTCACAAACAGCATgcgctataaaaaaaaagaacaaatcacaTGTTCGGGCTGAGTGTCATGCCAATTCTAAGAGCTTAAGTGTTTGTCTGAAAAATCACTGGAAGAGATGAGTAGACACACGCAATAACTGCTCTCTGCGAAAACAAATGAGCCATTCCAGTCTAAGTAAGTGTCCACTTAACCCTGGATGCATCACAGGGGGCAAAACCTTGTCTAGCTTAAAGATCATCTGTCACAAAGCACAAGGCAGTGCCTATAAATACCtctatacgtgtgtgtgtaggcACAATTGCACTGTACAAATGTTATTGTCTCAggggacagcagcaggaaatgttGCTTTGGGGTTTCATTGATCTCCAATTTCTCATTCCAGTGGCAATTCTATGGTGAAAATCTTTACTGCTGTGTAATATTCtgcacaatttcatgtttcccctTGTCAAATGAATAAGAAGTTTATTAGAAAAACATTTCTAGAGATGAGAGTTTACagagaaataagacaaatacTCTCTCCTAAAGCTAATTCAGAGACAAGTACTGATAGATTAAGATGTGTTTCTTGCAAATAGAGTCTCACTTAGACTGCCCATTCTGTAGAACATACTGCAATATCTCACATAAGACTTAACCAAATGATAGCAAAGATTTTAATTAGAATGCAGGATGTTACAATAATTTCTTGCACAGACACAGccataaaaatgaatattttaggCAGAGTTTATCTTGAAATGACTCTTAACAAGTCTAGGTAGGAGGGACATTCATCATTTGTAAAGGGCAGCTGGGTGGATTGATCCCCACATAATGACAAACTGCTCTCCATCAAACTCCTGGTGCGATCGAAGGGAGTTATAGATAGGAAGAAGGGGAAGGGCATATCGGGACGTCTCGTGGATAATTAACACACTGCTGGGGAGAGGAGATGCTAGGAGGCACAGTTGTGGCAGCGGCAGCAGGAGGGAGGTTTGTTTACAGCGTGGGCAATGAAAGACTTACTGCCAGCCACAGAGAGGTTTGGGGAGATGACAGGAGACTGTCCATCATCGTGTGTGCACCACCTGTGCCTTTGCACTATCCCCCATTGTCCTTTAGTGACTCGACATGCTCATCCCCCAACCTGTGCGTTAATGTGCAAcaactggatggatggaggaggaaaCAGCACTGTCATAAACTGAGGCTTCTCCAGAAGTGCGTCTGCTCTGACAGCCAGGCAGAGCTCACAGCAAAAGACACCTGAATGAATTATAAGTCGCTCCTGGGAGCAATGCGTCTGCTTCTTCATCAGTTTTTGCTTCACCTTTGTATTCAGCAGAACATTTTTGCAGCAGAATATCTATTTAACTCCCGTCCTCCTCTCACCTTAAGCCATTCCATACCTTTACaagtccattaaaaactgtgctcCATTTAACCTAGAAAAATATAACTAATGCATTAGTTGTAGGgttttatgatttttatttattcccaTCGCTATGTTTTTACCAGATAAATATGCGGAAAAGAACAGGGAAATGAGCAGAGCAAATAAAACATATGTAAATAGAGATACATAAAGACACATCTCTACAACTGTTTTACCAAACAAGGTACTGAAGGTCTATAGCAGTATACCTGTAGCACAGATTCCATCATATAGTTTACAGgaattaaattaacttatttgCATACTAATTGTTCATGGGTCTACCCTCTGGAAAGGCTTTTATCTCAcaacggaaaaaaaaaaaacaccttgaaATCAGTGGACTGTAAAACTGAATATTGTTTTAGAGTTATCATGTTTGCACCATTTGCTGCATAATTATTTATATGCCTTTGAAGTGCAATTCTGGTCCTACAGAGCTGCTGAATAAAACCACCCATTTTTTCTCCTCACATAACTCAAAACTGGAATAAGTAAAATAATCAGTACCTAATTACCACAATTTTCCCagtgcattaaaagcagatgtgCTGCACCTAGACTGGATAGAAGAATTAAAGATGAATTAAAGATGATTATAGAGCATAGTGTGTGTTTAACTGGATGCACTGCATGTAAAAACTTGAGCAAGAGGTTATTGCCTTTTCtattacataataaataacttCACCTGGACAAGAACATTTGCTATTTTAAGCAGGTAAACATCCTAAATCTTCAGCTACGATCTTGATGTGGAATCAAACATTTATCTTGCAGCTTGTACTTCAGTAATTGAATTCAAGGTTCTCTGTGCATATGCAacagaaaacagataaaatccTTCCAAAACCAGCATCTGATATCATCAAGCCTGATGTTAATCTCACATCATTACACCGCTTTATATCGGCTGCCAGTGACACCTGTGAGAAGATACTGGCTCCGTGCAGCAAAGA from Amphiprion ocellaris isolate individual 3 ecotype Okinawa chromosome 14, ASM2253959v1, whole genome shotgun sequence encodes the following:
- the LOC111565880 gene encoding short transient receptor potential channel 4: MSQLYYRRTDSSSYRDRIPLRIVRAESELSPLEKAYLGAVEKGDYASVKQALEEAEIYFKININCIDPLGRTALLIAIENENLEIIELLLSFNVYVGDALLHAIRKEVVGAVELLLNHKKPSGGMQVPPILLDKQFSDFTPDITPIILAAHTNNYEIIKLLVQKGVSMPQPHEVRCNCVECVSSSDVDSLRHSRSRLNIYKALSSPSLIALSSEDPFLTAFRLSWELQELSKVENEFKSEYEELSQQCKQFAKDLLDQTRSSRELEMILNYRDDINLLEEEGNNDLARLKLAIKYHQKEFVAQPNCQQLLASRWYDEFPGWRRRHWAGKFITCVFIGLLYPVFAFCYLIAPKSRYGLFIRKPFIKFICHTASYLTFLFLLLLASQHIVTTEQDRQDRQGPAPTTVEWMILPWVLGFIWAEIKQMWDGGFQDYVHDWWNLMDFVMNSLYLATISLKIVAYTKYSGSKPRNQWEMWHPTLVAEAVFAIANIFSSLRLISLFTANSHLGPLQISLGRMLLDILKFLFIYCLVLLAFANGLNQLYFYYETKASDEKGKCKGIRCVEQNNAFSTLFETLQSLFWSIFGLISLYVTNVDADHQFTEFVGATMFGTYNIISLVVLLNMLIAMMNNSYQHIADHADIEWKFARTKLWMSYFEEGATLPAPFNIIPSPKSFWYLVRWIKRQICKRTRSKRPETIGTLGRRAAENLRINHQYQEVLRNLVKRYVAAMIRDAKTEEGLTEENFKELKQDISSFRYEVMGMMKTGKPALQGAKASGSSVESSLDFANSTLKVSPCPPSSQVKSKLNRFKIATSILKQVTSAASPRPPEASNGLPNGLLASDESSGEQSSQRRNYPKDITDFGLFQKRSKEAASGAGELSRQMYSLSEEAGESGGSDAEEQDKEHKATGSGEKELLEAKEKAAESRGESNSNSSLDKDAERKAEAKDNESPCSDSVAEGCSSGPSTEDA